From the Stigmatella aurantiaca genome, the window ATGCAGCGGCGCCCATGCGAACGTGCGCCGTCATCGGCAGTTCGACCGCCTTGTCGATGTCGGCGAGGTAGGCCGCAGCGGTCGTGCCGGTGTTCGCAAAGGTGTGAGCGCTGCCGAGCTGCACGAAGAGACCCTTCGGCGTGGCTCCCGTGCCGTCACCGTTGAACCCGGCGTCGTCGAGCCCATCGGCCACGGTGGCGCGGAGGTCCTCGCCCACGCCCGCGTCACCGACCCCCGGCGTGCGCAGAAGCTCGTTGCTGATATCGGTCAGCACCATCCCCTTGTGTGCCTTGAGCACAAGCTTCCCGTACTTCGGGCCGCTCTTCGGGACGGTCTCCCCCTCGCCCACCCACTTGAAGACCGAAGTCGCCGTCTGCGTGCCCATGTGCAACTCGCCCTTGAATGGCTGGGTTCGCACACCGAGCTTGAGCAGGGCCGCGTCGGGCCGCAGGAACTCGATCACCTCACCGCTCTGCTGGATGGGCACGAGCACGCCTGCCGAGTCGAACTTGGTGAGCTGAACCGCCTTTTGCACGTCGGCATTGCCGAAGCGCTTCGCGGCGTCGAGCAACTCGGCCGTGCCCGTGCGGCGCCCCAAGGCGACGGCGCTCTTCGTGAACGCGCCGAAGTTCGCGACGCTCGCGTACACGCTGCCCTCGCGCGTCGCCCTGTCTGTCCCCACGCGGCCTGGAGCGCTGCGCGTTGCGGAATCGACCAACTCCCGCGCCACCTCTGGGCCCAGCGCCTTCACCA encodes:
- a CDS encoding phage major capsid protein, yielding MTRNQIAEMVKALGPEVARELVDSATRSAPGRVGTDRATREGSVYASVANFGAFTKSAVALGRRTGTAELLDAAKRFGNADVQKAVQLTKFDSAGVLVPIQQSGEVIEFLRPDAALLKLGVRTQPFKGELHMGTQTATSVFKWVGEGETVPKSGPKYGKLVLKAHKGMVLTDISNELLRTPGVGDAGVGEDLRATVADGLDDAGFNGDGTGATPKGLFVQLGSAHTFANTGTTAAAYLADIDKAVELPMTAHVRMGAAAWAIHPTRATALMQLKDSGLFIFRQEMLDKGTIRGFPFVMTTRVPVTRITFCADWRQFIYGIDEELSLSEHDTRAEYDETTIRAIVKADFKLRQPKAFSSITY